From Apium graveolens cultivar Ventura chromosome 9, ASM990537v1, whole genome shotgun sequence, the proteins below share one genomic window:
- the LOC141685147 gene encoding L-type lectin-domain containing receptor kinase S.1 produces the protein MTPLLQLLLFFLSFSPISTLDFLYNSFNATTNLRLYDDARLDSSAILFTNDSDQFSIGRCFYPSPISVKPASNVTSFSTQFVFSIIPEIVSSPGFGLVFALSNSTNPPGALSGQYFGMFNNDSVPTVGPIFAVEFDTGQNDEFNDPDGNHVGIDLNDVQSVKTATGGYYDGNGTFVAVNMRNGNNIRTWIEFSGDKFEINVTIAPVGLDKPVRPLLSYRNWRIEEYLTREMYVGFSASKTTWVERQRVLAWSFSDTGVARDINTTGLPLFDNDWPSKSKLSTGATVGIVVGCVVFVCVGLGALYWIWRECWDVEIEEDEVEDWELEYWPHRISYEELHNGTDGFSRDAVIGAGGFGKVYKGVLENGTEVAVKCVNHDSKQGLREFMAEISSIGRLQHKNLVPMRGWCRKANELMLVYDYMPNGSLNRWIFDRPNKLLDWKGRVRVLGDVAEGLNYLHKGWDQLVVHRDIKSSNILLDSEMKGRLGDFGLSKLYAHGEAPHTTRVVGTLGYMAPELATSVSPTAASDVYSYGVLVLEVMTGKRPIEMRPDSYNDLLLVDLVKYKYEERNLLAIADERIRGEYEEEAMESILKIGLACCNPKPTLRPDMGQVVSLLLGEDTPASPRKLLSGLTTNKSYRRDSDADEEDMATPLHLA, from the coding sequence ATGACCCCTCTTCTCCAGCTCCTCCTATTCTTCCTTTCCTTCTCTCCCATTTCTACCCTTGACTTTCTCTATAATTCCTTCAATGCCACAACTAACCTCCGTTTATACGACGACGCACGTCTCGACTCATCGGCCATCCTCTTCACCAACGACTCCGACCAGTTCTCCATCGGTCGCTGCTTCTACCCTTCACCAATCTCAGTAAAACCCGCCAGCAATGTCACATCATTTTCAACTCAGTTCGTGTTCTCTATAATACCTGAAATTGTGTCCAGCCCTGGTTTTGGCCTGGTTTTCGCGTTGTCGAACTCTACGAATCCGCCTGGTGCACTTTCTGGACAGTACTTTGGGATGTTTAATAATGATTCTGTGCCTACTGTTGGACCAATCTTTGCTGTGGAGTTTGATACTGGACAGAATGATGAGTTTAATGATCCTGATGGGAATCATGTCGGGATTGACTTGAATGATGTTCAGTCTGTGAAGACAGCTACGGGTGGTTATTATGATGGGAATGGGACGTTTGTAGCTGTTAATATGAGGAATGGAAACAATATTCGTACCTGGATTGAGTTTAGTGGGGACAAGTTTGAGATTAATGTTACGATTGCGCCTGTTGGATTGGATAAGCCTGTTAGGCCTTTGTTGAGTTATAGGAATTGGAGGATTGAGGAATATTTGACTAGGGAAATGTATGTTGGATTTTCGGCTTCTAAGACTACTTGGGTTGAACGTCAGAGAGTTCTGGCTTGGAGTTTTAGTGACACGGGTGTTGCTAGGGATATTAATACGACGGGCTTGCCTTTATTTGATAATGATTGGCCGAGTAAGTCTAAGTTGTCGACGGGTGCTACTGTGGggattgttgttggttgtgttgTTTTTGTTTGTGTAGGGTTGGGGGCTTTGTATTGGATTTGGAGGGAGTGTTGGGATGTCGAGATTGAGGAAGATGAGGTGGAGGATTGGGAGTTGGAGTATTGGCCGCATAGGATTTCTTATGAAGAGCTTCATAATGGTACGGATGGATTTTCTAGGGATGCGGTTATTGGCGCAGGTGGTTTTGGAAAAGTGTATAAAGGTGTGTTGGAGAATGGTACAGAAGTGGCGGTGAAGTGTGTGAATCATGACTCCAAGCAAGGATTGAGAGAGTTTATGGCTGAGATTTCAAGTATTGGGAGGCTTCAACATAAGAATTTAGTGCCTATGCGAGGTTGGTGTAGGAAGGCTAATGAACTGATGCTTGTTTATGATTATATGCCTAATGGAAGTCTTAATCGATGGATATTTGATAGGCCTAATAAGCTTTTGGATTGGAAAGGGAGAGTGAGGGTTCTTGGTGATGTTGCTGAGGGTTTAAATTATCTTCACAAAGGTTGGGATCAGTTGGTCGTGCACAGAGATATAAAGTCAAGTAACATCTTGTTAGATAGTGAGATGAAAGGAAGATTGGGTGATTTTGGGCTGTCAAAGTTGTATGCACATGGTGAGGCGCCCCACACAACACGTGTTGTGGGTACCCTAGGTTACATGGCTCCGGAGCTGGCAACTTCAGTATCTCCTACAGCTGCAAGTGATGTATATAGCTATGGTGTCCTTGTTTTGGAAGTAATGACTGGAAAAAGACCTATAGAGATGAGGCCCGATAGTTATAATGACTtgttgttggttgatttggtGAAGTATAAATACGAGGAAAGGAACTTACTGGCGATTGCAGATGAGAGGATTAGAGGGGAGTATGAGGAGGAAGCAATGgaatcaattctgaaaattggATTGGCATGTTGTAACCCCAAGCCTACTCTACGGCCGGACATGGGACAAGTGGTATCCCTCTTACTTGGCGAGGACACGCCTGCATCACCAAGAAAGTTGCTATCTGGATTGACAACAAACAAGAGTTATAGACGTGATAGTGATGCGGATGAAGAAGATATGGCAACACCTCTGCATCTGGCATGA